From the Hyphomicrobium sp. ghe19 genome, one window contains:
- a CDS encoding CbtA family protein → MGNLLLRGMIAGLIASLLAFGFAKIIGEPQVERAIALEEAHSEGGHSHGGAADAQSEHSHVGAAEAGEEPELVSREVQAGVGLLTGVAVYGTALGGLFALAYAFISGRLLHLPPRSTALVLAAIGFLVLYFVPYLKYPANPPAVGQGETIGYRTQLYFGMLVFSLMALAIAVSFGRQAFEKLGGWNASILGAGVYLVLVAIAAYALPAINEVPEKFPADLLWNFRIAALGTQAILWAAIGLLFGWLVVGSRERFAR, encoded by the coding sequence ATGGGAAATTTGCTCCTGCGCGGCATGATTGCCGGGCTGATCGCTAGCCTATTGGCATTCGGGTTCGCCAAGATCATCGGAGAACCGCAGGTCGAACGCGCCATCGCGCTCGAGGAAGCGCATTCTGAGGGCGGTCACTCCCACGGCGGGGCGGCGGATGCGCAGTCGGAACACTCGCACGTTGGAGCGGCCGAGGCGGGTGAAGAGCCGGAACTCGTCAGCCGCGAGGTGCAGGCAGGCGTCGGGCTTCTAACAGGCGTCGCCGTGTACGGGACGGCGCTCGGCGGCCTTTTCGCCCTTGCTTACGCGTTCATCAGCGGTCGCCTTCTTCATCTGCCGCCGCGTAGCACGGCGCTCGTGCTCGCAGCGATCGGCTTTCTCGTGCTGTACTTCGTGCCCTACCTCAAATACCCGGCAAACCCGCCTGCGGTTGGACAAGGCGAGACGATCGGCTATCGCACGCAGCTTTATTTCGGAATGCTCGTCTTTTCGCTCATGGCGCTGGCGATTGCGGTGAGCTTCGGGCGGCAGGCATTCGAGAAGCTCGGCGGCTGGAACGCGTCGATCCTCGGGGCCGGCGTTTATCTGGTGTTGGTTGCTATTGCGGCCTACGCGCTGCCGGCGATCAACGAGGTGCCTGAGAAGTTTCCCGCAGACCTGCTTTGGAACTTCCGCATCGCCGCATTGGGTACGCAAGCCATCCTCTGGGCTGCAATAGGATTGCTGTTCGGCTGGCTCGTGGTTGGCAGCCGCGAAAGATTTGCGCGCTGA
- a CDS encoding DUF1289 domain-containing protein produces MRHSPCIGICKLDDASGYCLGCGRTSTEIGNWISMSEGQRDAVWLTLPDRLSALSVRVRLLPWTRDELINWVGDTIEARRGTWCTGAPGAVAEFPCTSGRTISVALEQDSLIARAPDASFRLRVSDKVRAFAFSDDGPIVLGLPKARAAIRSTSVLTPLGPDSDAIDAAHEGEQLFDYGIGRKNSRFCVRTSDAALLSALSDNAGRHWADVMKAIGMQVLSASPTRVVESAAARLEVFAKIPLPGEQSPPGAHTHFLPGYLESGEEIASSLAPPDYAAPVAIFYPDEMRR; encoded by the coding sequence ATGCGTCATTCGCCATGCATTGGCATCTGCAAGCTCGACGATGCCTCGGGTTACTGCCTCGGATGCGGCCGCACCAGCACCGAGATCGGCAATTGGATCTCGATGAGCGAAGGTCAGCGCGATGCGGTTTGGCTGACGCTGCCGGACCGGCTCTCGGCCCTCTCCGTTCGCGTGCGGTTGCTGCCTTGGACGCGAGACGAACTCATCAATTGGGTGGGCGATACCATCGAGGCGCGGCGCGGAACTTGGTGTACCGGTGCGCCGGGTGCTGTTGCGGAATTTCCCTGCACAAGCGGGCGCACGATTAGCGTGGCTCTCGAGCAAGATTCGCTCATCGCGCGCGCGCCGGATGCTTCGTTCCGTTTGCGCGTCAGCGACAAAGTCAGGGCTTTTGCATTTTCCGATGACGGACCGATCGTTCTAGGTCTGCCCAAGGCGCGCGCCGCGATCCGTTCGACATCGGTGCTTACGCCGCTTGGTCCCGACTCGGATGCGATCGATGCCGCGCACGAAGGGGAGCAGCTTTTCGATTATGGCATCGGCCGTAAGAACAGCCGCTTCTGCGTTCGCACGAGCGACGCTGCTCTTCTGTCCGCACTGTCCGATAATGCCGGCCGCCATTGGGCGGACGTGATGAAAGCGATCGGCATGCAGGTCCTTTCTGCCAGTCCGACACGCGTCGTCGAGAGCGCGGCGGCGCGCCTCGAAGTGTTCGCGAAAATTCCTTTGCCCGGCGAGCAATCTCCGCCCGGAGCACACACGCATTTCCTTCCCGGTTACCTCGAGAGCGGCGAAGAAATTGCCTCGAGCCTTGCGCCGCCCGACTACGCCGCACCGGTCGCTATATTTTATCCCGACGAAATGCGCCGTTAG